Proteins co-encoded in one Setaria viridis chromosome 9, Setaria_viridis_v4.0, whole genome shotgun sequence genomic window:
- the LOC117840282 gene encoding cytochrome P450 CYP94D108, which translates to MAAFWLVQLLMLAVTAAWVLRTWIAPRRFGKKAPQTTTYPPGLEPYPLIGHMPQMMANRHRLLDWMTEVLARQPTCTIVLHRPGGLRGAITANPANVEHFLRASFDNYPKGPRVVSLMHDFLGRGIFNADGEAWRAQRKVASHEFNTRSLRAFVARCVHSELHGRLLPLLRRAAASGAGLDLQDALERFGFDNICRVAFDHDPRQLPVDGDDDDGTAPADGGSFADAFRDSANLSVGRFRYAIPGFWKVKRALNVGSERRLRESIAMVHGFADRIIQSRREEMLRDGFEKHDLLSRFVASQDESFSESEGALRDVVTGFLLAGRESTSSALTWFFWLLSSRPDVQRRIRDEVAEVRARRAQGDAESVVGFDLEELREMHYVHAAITESMRLYPPVPANSLHVQADDVLPDGTAVRAGWFVGYNLYAMGRMESVWGEDAREYRPERWLNPADGTFRPDSPFRFVAFHAGPRACMGKEMAYIQMKSIVASVLEELDVAVDGAYRPRQVASLTLRMAEGLPVTVKPRRD; encoded by the coding sequence ATGGCTGCTTTCTGGTTGGTGCAGTTGTTAATGCTGGCCGTCACTGCTGCCTGGGTACTTCGTACATGGATAGCACCAAGAAGGTTCGGCAAGAAGGCACCGCAGACGACGACGTACCCGCCGGGGCTGGAGCCGTACCCGCTGATCGGCCACATGCCTCAGATGATGGCGAACCGGCACCGCTTGCTGGACTGGATGACCGAGGTCCTCGCGCGCCAGCCCACCTGCACGATCGTGCTGCACCGGCCAGGCGGCCTGCGGGGCGCCATCACCGCGAACCCGGCGAACGTGGAGCACTTCCTGCGCGCCAGCTTCGACAACTACCCCAAGGGGCCCCGGGTCGTGTCCCTGATGCACGACTTCCTCGGCCGGGGCATCTTCAACGCCGACGGCGAGGCCTGGCGCGCGCAGCGGAAGGTGGCCAGCCACGAGTTCAACACGCGCTCCCTCCGCGCCTTCGTGGCGCGCTGCGTGCACTCCGAGCtccacggccgcctcctcccgctgctgcgccgcgccgcggcgtcggGCGCCGGGCTCGACCTTCAGGACGCGCTCGAGCGGTTCGGCTTCGACAACATCTGCCGCGTCGCCTTCGACCACGACCCGCGCCAGCTCCCGGTCGACGGTGATGATGACGAcggcacggcgccggcggacgGTGGCAGCTTCGCCGACGCGTTCCGCGACTCCGCGAATCTCAGCGTGGGCCGGTTCCGCTACGCCATCCCGGGGTTCTGGAAGGTCAAGAGGGCGCTGAACGTGGGGTCCGAGCGGCGGCTGCGCGAGTCCATCGCCATGGTGCACGGCTTCGCCGATCGCATCATCCAGTCGCGCCGGGAGGAGATGCTGAGGGACGGCTTCGAGAAGCACGACCTCCTGTCGCGGTTCGTGGCGAGCCAAGACGAGAGCTTCTCCGAGTCCGAGGGGGCCCTCCGCGACGTCGTGACCGGCTTCCTCCTCGCGGGGCGGGAGAGCACGTCCTCGGCGCTTACCTGGTTCTTCTGGCTGCTCTCCTCGCGTCCCGACGTGCAGCGCCGCATCCGCGACGAGGTCGCCGAGGTGCGCGCCCGCCGTGCACAGGGCGACGCCGAATCCGTCGTCGGGTTCGACCTCGAAGAGCTCCGCGAGATGCACTACGTGCACGCGGCCATCACGGAGTCGATGCGGCTGTACCCTCCGGTTCCTGCGAACTCGCTGCACGTGCAGGCGGACGACGTCCTCCCCGACGGCACGGCCGTGCGGGCGGGTTGGTTCGTGGGGTACAACTTGTACGCGATGGGGCGGATGGAGTCGGTCTGGGGAGAGGACGCGCGGGAGTACAGGCCGGAGCGGTGGCTGAACCCCGCCGACGGGACGTTCAGGCCGGACAGCCCGTTCCGGTTCGTGGCGTTCCACGCCGGACCGAGGGCGTGCATGGGCAAGGAGATGGCTTACATCCAGATGAAGTCCATCGTGGCGAGCGTGCTGGAGGAGCTAGACGTGGCGGTGGACGGCGCGTACAGGCCCCGGCAGGTCGCGTCGCTGACGCTGCGGATGGCGGAAGGGCTCCCCGTGACCGTGAAGCCGAGACGGGACTGA
- the LOC117836395 gene encoding cytochrome P450 CYP94D108, producing MADFWLPLLLAVSAVWVLRAWRARRFGNKARKAATYTYPPGLEPYPLIGHLPQFLANRHRVLDWMTEALERQPTATFVLRRPGGVRGAITANPANMEHFLRASFDNYPKGPKFASLLHDFLGRGIFNADGEAWRAQRKVASHEFNTRSLRAFVARCVHSELHGRLLPLLRRAAASGAGARLDLQDVLERFAFDNICRVAFDHDPCQLPDDGDDGTAADGSFADAFRDAANLSAGRFRYAVPGFWKIKKALNVGSERRLRESIAMVHDFADGIIQSRREEMLRDGFEKHDLLSRFMASQDATYSESEVPLRDVVISFLLAGRETTSSALTWFFWLLSSRPDVRRRIRDEVAAVRARRAQGGVDTIVGFDLDELREMHYVHAAITESMRLYPPVPVNSLRAETDDVLPDGTAVQAGWFVAYNSYGMGRMESVWGRDAREFRPERWLSPADGTFRPDSPFRYVAFHAGPRVCLGKEMAYIQMKSIVACVLEELDVAVDGAYRPRQVASLTLRMADGLPVTVKPRRNC from the coding sequence ATGGCCGATTTCTGGTTGCCCCTGCTGCTCGCCGTGAGCGCAGTCTGGGTTCTTCGTGCATGGAGAGCACGACGGTTCGGCAACAAGGCGCGGAAGGCGGCGACGTACACGTACCCGCCGGGGCTGGAGCCGTACCCGCTGATCGGCCACCTGCCGCAGTTCTTGGCGAACCGGCACCGCGTGCTGGACTGGATGACCGAGGCGCTCGAGCGCCAGCCCACCGCCACGTTCGTGCtgcgccggccgggcggcgtgcggggcgcGATCACCGCGAACCCGGCCAACATGGAGCACTTCCTGCGCGCTAGCTTCGACAACTACCCCAAGGGACCCAAGTTCGCGTCGCTGCTCCACGACTTCCTCGGCCGGGGCATCTTCAACGCCGACGGCGAGGCCTGGCGCGCGCAGCGGAAGGTTGCCAGCCACGAGTTCAACACACGCTCGCTCCGCGCCTTCGTGGCACGCTGCGTGCACTCCGAGCtccacggccgcctcctcccgctgctgcgccgcgccgcggcgtccggcgccggcgcccgacTCGACCTCCAGGACGTGCTCGAGCGGTTCGCGTTCGACAACATCTGCCGCGTAGCGTTCGACCACGACCCGTGCCAACTTCCGGACGACGGCGAtgacggcacggcggcggacggcAGCTTCGCCGACGCGTTCCGCGACGCCGCGAATCTCAGCGCTGGCCGGTTCCGGTACGCTGTCCCGGGGTTCTGGAAGATCAAGAAGGCGCTGAACGTGGGGTCCGAGCGGCGGCTGCGAGAGTCCATCGCGATGGTGCACGACTTCGCCGATGGCATAATCCAGTCGCGTCGGGAGGAGATGCTGAGGGACGGTTTCGAGAAGCACGACCTCCTTTCGCGGTTCATGGCGAGCCAGGACGCGACCTACTCCGAGTCCGAGGTGCCCCTCCGCGACGTCGTGATCAGCTTCCTCCTCGCGGGGCGGGAGACCACGTCCTCGGCGCTCACCTGGTTCTTCTGGCTGCTCTCCTCGCGCCCCGACGTGCGGCGCCGCATCCGCGACGAGGTCGCCGCGGTGCGCGCCCGGCGCGCACAGGGCGGCGTCGACACCATCGTCGGCTTCGACCTCGACGAGCTCCGCGAGATGCACTACGTGCACGCGGCCATCACGGAGTCGATGCGGCTCtacccgccggtgccggtgaACTCGCTGCGGGCGGAGACGGACGACGTCCTCCCCGACGGCACGGCCGTGCAGGCGGGTTGGTTCGTGGCGTACAACTCGTACGGGATGGGGCGGATGGAGTCGGTCTGGGGCCGCGACGCGCGGGAGTTCCGGCCGGAGCGGTGGCTGAGCCCCGCCGACGGGACGTTCCGGCCGGACAGCCCGTTCCGGTACGTGGCGTTCCACGCGGGGCCGAGGGTGTGCCTGGGCAAGGAGATGGCGTACATTCAGATGAAGTCCATCGTGGCATGCGTGCTGGAGGAGCTCGACGTGGCCGTCGACGGCGCGTACAGGCCCCGGCAGGTCGCATCGCTGACGCTGCGGATGGCGGACGGGCTCCCCGTGACCGTGAAGCCGAGACGAAACTGCTGA